A region from the Trueperaceae bacterium genome encodes:
- a CDS encoding 5-carboxymethyl-2-hydroxymuconate isomerase — MILLTFKTPNGLQLGIKTDQGILDVAVAASALDLSNIALTPDDLYSGGNLGISPLKSLLESAQNQGDATWFRDESSLELGPCVPSPGKILCVGLNYLRHAEESGMAKPSTPVLFSKFSNSIAGPGEAIPLPNHAKEFDYEAELVVVIGKRAKNVSENAALDHVLGYCNGNDISERNLQMLTGQWLLGKTLDKFMPLGPYAVTADEAGDPNDMSVRLWFNGDLRQDSNTSDLIFSVPEVISYASRYMTLEPGDVISTGTPEGVILGMDEKVWMKPGDETIVEVGRLGRLFNRMTVG, encoded by the coding sequence ATGATCCTGCTAACATTCAAAACCCCTAATGGCTTACAGTTAGGAATTAAGACCGACCAAGGCATCCTCGATGTTGCTGTCGCAGCGTCTGCCCTTGATCTTAGCAATATTGCACTAACGCCCGATGATTTATATTCGGGTGGTAATTTAGGGATATCTCCCCTGAAGTCCTTATTGGAGTCAGCTCAAAATCAGGGTGATGCAACTTGGTTTCGTGACGAGTCCTCGCTGGAACTTGGCCCGTGCGTACCGTCACCTGGAAAGATTCTTTGTGTCGGTCTCAATTATCTCCGTCATGCCGAAGAATCGGGTATGGCGAAACCGTCAACTCCGGTTCTATTTTCAAAGTTTAGCAATTCCATCGCTGGACCAGGTGAGGCCATTCCGTTACCAAATCACGCAAAGGAATTTGATTATGAGGCGGAACTGGTAGTGGTAATCGGAAAGCGAGCAAAAAACGTCTCAGAGAACGCAGCACTGGATCATGTCCTTGGGTACTGCAATGGGAACGACATTAGTGAGCGTAATCTGCAAATGCTTACTGGCCAGTGGCTTCTTGGAAAAACCCTCGATAAGTTTATGCCTCTTGGCCCCTACGCTGTAACGGCAGACGAAGCAGGAGATCCGAACGATATGTCGGTCCGTTTGTGGTTCAACGGTGACCTTAGGCAAGACTCCAACACTTCAGATTTGATTTTCTCAGTACCTGAGGTGATTAGTTATGCAAGTCGGTATATGACCCTAGAACCAGGAGATGTCATTTCGACCGGAACTCCAGAGGGTGTCATTTTAGGGATGGATGAGAAGGTGTGGATGAAGCCGGGTGATGAGACAATAGTTGAAGTTGGAAGGCTCGGTAGGCTTTTTAACCGGATGACAGTTGGTTAG